One window from the genome of Streptococcus salivarius encodes:
- the nrdI gene encoding class Ib ribonucleoside-diphosphate reductase assembly flavoprotein NrdI, with protein MSQLTLVYISLSGNTQSFVKRMSDYLSLNHGIECRQINIKELNHETFQVDEPFVALLPTYLEGGNGVDNGDVEILTNPLGDFIAAHDNHKRCFGIIGSGNRNFNNQYCLTAKQYSQRFGFPMLGDFELRGTQSDIERLAPIILEAQKNFNQR; from the coding sequence ATGTCTCAACTTACCCTCGTTTATATTAGTCTAAGTGGCAATACCCAAAGCTTTGTCAAACGTATGTCTGACTACCTATCCCTCAACCACGGGATTGAATGTCGCCAAATCAATATTAAAGAGCTTAATCATGAAACCTTCCAAGTAGATGAACCCTTTGTCGCACTCTTGCCAACCTACCTTGAAGGGGGAAATGGCGTGGACAATGGAGATGTCGAAATCCTAACCAATCCACTGGGAGATTTTATCGCAGCCCATGATAACCACAAACGTTGCTTTGGTATCATCGGTTCTGGTAACCGTAACTTCAATAACCAGTACTGCCTAACCGCCAAACAATACAGTCAACGTTTTGGCTTCCCTATGTTGGGAGACTTTGAACTTCGTGGCACACAGTCTGATATCGAGCGTCTGGCACCTATTATTCTAGAAGCACAAAAGAACTTTAACCAACGCTAA
- a CDS encoding RelA/SpoT family protein yields MAKDKNVTGEEILDICSAYMSADDLKLVEKAWHYATDAHSGQSRQSGEPYIIHPIQVAGILADLHLDAVTVACGFLHDVVEDTEKTLDDLEMDFGTDVRNIVDGVTKLGKVEYKSHEEQLAENHRKMLMAMSKDIRVILVKLADRLHNMRTLKHLRKDKQERISRETMEIYAPLAHRLGISRIKWELEDMSFRYLNEVEFYKISHMMKEKRREREALVDEIVDKIKTYTAEQGLVGDVYGRPKHIYSIYRKMRDKKKRFDQIYDLIAIRCVMETHSDVYAMLGYIHELWRPMPGRFKDYIANPKSNGYQSIHTTVYGPKGPIEIQIRTKEMHQVAEYGVAAHWAYKKGIKGKVDSKESALGMNWIKDLVELQDASNGDAMGFVDSVKEDIFSERIYVFTPNGAVQELPKDSGPIDFAYAIHTQVGEKATGAKVNGRMVPLTAKLKTGDVVEIVTNANSFGPSRDWIKMVKTTKARNKIRQFFKNQDKEASITKGRELLIAYFQEHGYIANKYLDKKHIEEILPRMSVRSEEALYAAVGFGEISAAAVFNRLTEKERREEERAKAKAEAEELMNGGEVKTEKKEVLKVKSENGVIIQGASGLLMRIAKCCNPVPGDEIEGYITKGRGIAIHRSDCNNIKSQEGYEQRLIEVEWDERNANKSYLAEIDIYGLNRSGLLNDVLQILSNTTKSIATVNAQPTKDMKFANIHVSFEIANLIELTGLVDKIKIIPDVYSVKRTNG; encoded by the coding sequence ATGGCTAAAGATAAAAATGTAACAGGAGAAGAAATTTTAGACATTTGCTCGGCCTACATGTCAGCAGATGATTTGAAATTAGTTGAAAAAGCCTGGCATTATGCGACAGATGCTCATAGTGGGCAATCTCGTCAGTCAGGAGAACCTTATATTATTCATCCTATTCAAGTGGCAGGTATCCTGGCAGACCTTCATCTTGATGCAGTGACAGTAGCCTGTGGTTTCTTACACGATGTCGTTGAAGACACCGAAAAAACGCTCGATGATTTGGAAATGGATTTTGGTACGGATGTACGAAATATCGTAGATGGTGTTACTAAGCTTGGTAAGGTTGAGTACAAGTCCCACGAGGAGCAGTTGGCTGAAAACCACCGTAAGATGCTTATGGCCATGTCTAAGGATATCCGTGTCATCTTGGTTAAATTGGCCGACCGTTTACACAATATGCGTACCCTAAAGCATCTTCGCAAGGATAAGCAAGAGCGCATTTCTCGTGAAACCATGGAAATCTATGCTCCTTTGGCTCACCGTCTGGGTATTAGTCGTATCAAATGGGAATTGGAAGATATGTCCTTCCGTTACCTTAATGAGGTGGAATTCTACAAGATTTCTCACATGATGAAGGAAAAACGTCGTGAGCGTGAGGCACTTGTGGACGAGATTGTCGATAAAATTAAGACCTACACAGCTGAACAAGGACTGGTTGGTGATGTTTATGGTCGTCCAAAGCATATCTACTCTATTTATCGTAAGATGCGCGACAAGAAAAAGCGCTTCGATCAAATTTATGATTTGATTGCCATCCGTTGTGTCATGGAGACGCACAGTGATGTTTATGCCATGTTGGGATACATTCATGAGCTCTGGCGTCCGATGCCTGGCCGTTTCAAAGACTATATTGCCAATCCTAAATCCAATGGTTACCAGTCTATCCATACAACGGTTTATGGACCAAAAGGACCTATTGAAATCCAAATCCGTACCAAGGAAATGCACCAAGTTGCTGAATACGGGGTTGCAGCTCACTGGGCTTACAAGAAAGGGATCAAGGGCAAGGTAGATTCGAAAGAGTCCGCTTTGGGAATGAACTGGATTAAAGATCTTGTTGAACTTCAAGATGCCTCAAATGGTGATGCTATGGGATTTGTAGACTCTGTTAAAGAGGATATCTTCTCAGAGCGTATTTATGTCTTTACGCCAAATGGTGCTGTTCAGGAATTACCTAAAGATTCAGGACCTATTGACTTTGCCTATGCTATCCATACCCAAGTTGGAGAGAAGGCTACAGGTGCTAAGGTTAATGGCCGTATGGTTCCCTTGACTGCCAAACTTAAGACAGGTGATGTGGTTGAGATTGTCACTAATGCCAATTCTTTTGGTCCTAGTCGTGACTGGATTAAGATGGTCAAGACAACCAAGGCCAGAAATAAAATTCGACAATTCTTTAAGAATCAGGATAAGGAAGCTTCTATCACCAAAGGTCGTGAGCTTTTGATTGCCTACTTCCAAGAGCATGGCTATATTGCCAATAAATACCTAGACAAGAAACATATTGAGGAAATTCTCCCTCGTATGAGTGTGCGTAGTGAAGAAGCTCTCTATGCTGCTGTTGGCTTTGGCGAAATTAGTGCTGCTGCTGTTTTCAATCGTCTGACAGAAAAAGAACGCCGTGAGGAAGAGCGTGCTAAGGCAAAAGCTGAAGCTGAAGAGCTAATGAACGGTGGCGAGGTTAAGACTGAGAAGAAAGAAGTTCTTAAGGTTAAGAGTGAAAATGGAGTCATCATTCAAGGTGCCTCTGGTCTCCTCATGCGTATCGCTAAGTGCTGTAACCCAGTACCTGGAGATGAGATTGAAGGTTACATCACCAAGGGCCGTGGAATTGCTATTCACCGTTCAGATTGTAATAATATCAAGAGTCAAGAAGGTTATGAACAACGTTTAATCGAAGTGGAGTGGGATGAACGTAATGCCAATAAATCTTATTTGGCAGAGATTGACATCTATGGCCTTAACCGTTCTGGTCTGTTGAATGATGTTCTCCAAATCTTGTCAAATACGACCAAGAGCATCGCTACGGTCAATGCGCAACCGACTAAGGACATGAAGTTTGCCAATATTCACGTTAGCTTTGAAATTGCAAACCTTATTGAATTGACTGGTCTAGTGGATAAGATTAAAATTATCCCTGACGTTTACAGTGTTAAACGTACGAATGGGTAA